From a single Bos indicus isolate NIAB-ARS_2022 breed Sahiwal x Tharparkar chromosome 11, NIAB-ARS_B.indTharparkar_mat_pri_1.0, whole genome shotgun sequence genomic region:
- the DAB2IP gene encoding disabled homolog 2-interacting protein isoform X7: MEPSATTPFRVTGFLSRRLKGSIKRTKSQPKLDRNHSFRHILPGFRSAAAAAAASAADNERSHLMPRLKESRSHESLLSPSSAVEALDLSMEEEVVIKPVHSSILGQDYCFEVTTSSGSKCFSCRSAAERDKWMENLRRAVHPNKDNSRRVEHILKLWVIEAKDLPAKKKYLCELCLDDVLYARTTGKLKTDNVFWGEHFEFHNLPPLRMVTVHLYRETDKKKKKERSSYLGLVSLPAASVAGRQFVEKWYPVVTPNPKGGKGPGPMIRIKARYQTITILPMEMYKEFAEHITNHYLGLCAALEPILSAKTKEEMASALVHILQSTGKVKDFLTDLMMSEVDRCGDNEHLIFRENTLATKAIEEYLKLVGQKYLQDALGEFIKALYESDENCEVDPSKCSAADLPEHQGNLKMCCELAFCKIINSYCVFPRELKEVFASWRQECSSRGRPDISERLISASLFLRFLCPAIMSPSLFNLLQEYPDDRTARTLTLIAKVTQNLANFAKFGSKEEYMSFMNQFLEHEWTNMQRFLLEISNPETVSNTAGFEGYIDLGRELSSLHSLLWEAVSQLEQSIVSKLGPLPRILRDVHTALSTPGSGQLAGTNDLASTPGSGSSSVSAGLQKMVIENDLSGLIDFTRLPSPTPENKDLFFVTRSSGVQPSPARSSSYSEANEPDLQMANGGKSLSMVDLQDARVLDGEAGSPAGPDALTADGQAPATQLVAGWPARAAPVSLAGLATVRRAGQTPTTPGTSEGAPGRPQLLAPLSFQNPVYQMAAGLPLSPRGLGDSGSEGHSSLSSHSNSEELAAAAKLGSFSSSTAAAAPEDLGRRPGELARRQVSLTEKGGQPTVPRQNSAGPQRRIDQPPPPPPPPPPAPRGRTPPTLLSTLQYPRPSSGTLASASPDWAGPGARLRQQSSSSKGDSPELKPRAVHKQGPSPVSPNALDRTAAWLLTMNAQLLEDEGLGPDPPHRDRLRSKEELSQAEKDLAVLQDKLRISTKKLEEYETLFKCQEETTQKLVLEYQARLEEGEERLRRQQEDKDIQMKGIISRLMSVEEELKKDHAEMQAAVDSKQKIIDAQEKRIASLDAANARLMSALTQLKESMH; encoded by the exons GTCTCATCTGATGCCCAGGCTGAAAGAGTCTCGCTCCCACGAGTCCCTGCTCAGCCCCAGCAGCGCGGTGGAGGCGCTGGACCTCAgcatggaggaggaggtggtcatcaagcccgtgcacagcagcaTCCTGGGCCAGGACTATTGCTTCGAG GTGACGACGTCCTCAGGAAGCAAGTGCTTCTCCTGCCGGTCAGCAGCTGAGCGGGATAAGTGGATGGAGAACCTGCGGCGAGCCGTGCATCCCAACAAG GACAACAGCCGGCGTGTGGAGCACATTCTGAAGCTGTGGGTGATCGAAGCCAAGGACCTTCCGGCCAAGAAGAAGTACCTGTGCGAGCTGTGTCTGGACGACGTGTTGTACGCGCGCACCACGGGCAAGCTCAAGACCGACAACGTCTTCTGGGGCGAGCACTTCGAGTTCCACAACCTGCCGCCCCTGCGCATGGTCACCGTCCACCTGTATCGTGAGACtgacaagaagaagaagaaggagcgCAGCAGCTACCTGGGCCTGGTGAGCCTGCCCGCCGCCTCTGTGGCCGGCCGGCAGTTCGTGGAGAAGTGGTACCCGGTGGTGACTCCCAACCCCAAGGGCGGCAAGGGCCCCGGGCCCATGATCCGCATCAAGGCGCGCTACCAGACCATCACCATCCTGCCCATGGAGATGTACAAGGAGTTCGCCGAGCACATCACCAACCACTACCTGGGGCTCTGCGCTGCCCTCGAGCCCATCCTCAGCGCCAAGACCAAGGAGGAGATGGCGTCGGCCTTGGTGCACATCCTGCAGAGCACGGGCAAGGTGAAG GACTTCCTGACCGACCTGATGATGTCGGAGGTGGACCGCTGTGGGGACAACGAGCACCTCATCTTCCGGGAGAACACGCTGGCCACCAAGGCCATCGAGGAGTACCTCAAGCTGGTGGGCCAGAAGTACCTGCAGGACGCACTAG GGGAGTTCATCAAAGCGCTGTACGAGTCAGACGAGAACTGTGAAGTGGACCCAAGCAAGTGCTCGGCCGCTGACCTCCCCGAGCACCAGGGCAACCTCAAGATGTGCTGCGAGCTGGCCTTCTGCAAAATCATCAACTCCTACTG CGTCTTCCCCCGGGAGCTCAAGGAGGTGTTTGCCTCTTGGCGGCAAGAGTGCAGCAGCCGCGGCCGGCCGGACATCAGCGAGCGGCTCATCAGCGCCTCCCTGTTCCTGCGCTTCCTCTGCCCAGCCATTATGTCCCCCTCGCTCTTCAACCTGCTTCAGGAGTACCCCGACGACCGCACCGCTCGCACACTCACCCTCATCGCCAAAGTCACCCAGAACCTGGCCAACTTTGCCAA GTTCGGCAGCAAGGAAGAGTACATGTCGTTCATGAACCAGTTCCTGGAGCACGAGTGGACCAACATGCAGCGCTTCCTGCTGGAGATCTCCAATCCCGAGACCGTCTCCAACACGGCTGGCTTCGAGGGCTACATCGACCTGGGCCGCGAGCTCTCCAGCCTGCACTCGCTGCTCTGGGAGGCCGTCAGCCAGCTGGAGCAG AGCATCGTATCCAAGCTGGGGCCTCTGCCTCGAATCCTGAGGGACGTCCACACAGCTCTGAGCACCCCGGGCAGTGGGCAGCTCGCAGGCACCAACGACTTGGCCTCTACACCTGGCTCTGGCAGCAGCAGCGTCTCGGCTGGGCTGCAGAAGATGGTAATCGAGAACGACCTGTCTGG TCTGATAGATTTCACCCGGTTACCGTCTCCAACCCCCGAAAACAAGGACTTGTTTTTTGTCACAAGGTCCTCCGGGGTCCAGCCCTCACCTGCCCGCAGCTCGAGTTACTCGGAAGCCAACGAGCCCGACCTTCAGATGGCCAACGGCGGCAAGAGTCTGTCCATGGTGGACCTCCAAGACGCCCGCGTGCTGGATGGGGAGGCGGGCTCCCCAGCAGGCCCCGACGCCCTCACCGCCGATGGCCAAGCGCCTGCCACTCAGCTGGTGGCCGGGTGGCCAGCCCGGGCGGCCCCCGTGAGCCTGGCGGGGCTGGCCACAGTGCGGCGGGCAGGCCAGACGCCCACCACGCCGGGCACGTCGGAGGGCGCGCCAGGCCGGCCCCAGCTCCTGGCACCGCTGTCCTTCCAGAATCCCGTGTACCAGATGGCGGCTGGCCTGCCGCTGTCTCCCCGCGGCCTCGGCGACTCGGGCTCTGAGGGCCACAGCTCCCTGAGCTCCCACAGCAACAGTGAAGAGCTGGCAGCTGCCGCCAAGCTGGGCAGCTTCAGCAGCAGCactgccgccgccgcccccgaAGACCTGGGCCGGCGCCCTGGGGAGCTGGCACGGCGGCAGGTGTCGCTGACCGAGAAGGGTGGGCAGCCTACAGTGCCACGGCAGAACAGCGCCGGCCCCCAGCGGAGGATCGACCAGCCGCCGCCGCcacccccgccgccgccccctGCGCCCCGCGGCCGGACGCCACCCACCCTGCTGAGCACCCTGCAGTACCCACGGCCGTCGAGCGGGACGCTGGCCTCGGCCTCGCCCGACTGGGCTGGGCCCGGAGCCCGGCTGCGGCAACAGTCCTCATCCTCCAAGGGCGACAGCCCCGAGCTGAAGCCTCGCGCCGTGCACAAGCAG GGCCCTTCACCCGTGAGCCCCAATGCCCTGGACCGCACGGCTGCCTGGCTCTTGACCATGAATGCGCAGTTGTTAGAAGACGAGGGCCTGGGCCCAGACCCCCCGCACAGGGATAGGCTAAGGAGTAAGGAGGAACTCAGCCAAGCGGAAAAG GACCTGGCAGTGCTGCAGGACAAGTTGCGAATCTCCACCAAGAAGCTGGAGGAGTATGAGACCCTGTTCAAGTGCCAGGAGGAGACAACCCAGAAGCTAGTGCTGGAGTACCAGGCACGGCTAGAGGAGGGCGAGGAGCGGCTGCGACGGCAGCAAGAGGACAAGGACATCCAGATGAAGGGCATCATCAGCAG GTTGATGTCAGTGGAGGAGGAGCTGAAGAAGGACCACGCGGAGATGCAGGCAGCTGTAGACTCCAAACAGAAGATCATTGACGCTCAG GAGAAGCGCATCGCTTCACTGGACGCGGCCAACGCGCGCCTCATGAGCGCCCTGACGCAGCTCAAAGAGAG taTGCATTAG
- the DAB2IP gene encoding disabled homolog 2-interacting protein isoform X4 — METASVHKSGGARGWGPIRHGARLPLGPRRLLRVAPRKAGLPAQPAWQPLGEEPQHGALGHHAVPGHGNYPCVTIATWPGGCSATPRPPFLEPHGPGRASSLPCSRSHLMPRLKESRSHESLLSPSSAVEALDLSMEEEVVIKPVHSSILGQDYCFEVTTSSGSKCFSCRSAAERDKWMENLRRAVHPNKDNSRRVEHILKLWVIEAKDLPAKKKYLCELCLDDVLYARTTGKLKTDNVFWGEHFEFHNLPPLRMVTVHLYRETDKKKKKERSSYLGLVSLPAASVAGRQFVEKWYPVVTPNPKGGKGPGPMIRIKARYQTITILPMEMYKEFAEHITNHYLGLCAALEPILSAKTKEEMASALVHILQSTGKVKDFLTDLMMSEVDRCGDNEHLIFRENTLATKAIEEYLKLVGQKYLQDALGEFIKALYESDENCEVDPSKCSAADLPEHQGNLKMCCELAFCKIINSYCVFPRELKEVFASWRQECSSRGRPDISERLISASLFLRFLCPAIMSPSLFNLLQEYPDDRTARTLTLIAKVTQNLANFAKFGSKEEYMSFMNQFLEHEWTNMQRFLLEISNPETVSNTAGFEGYIDLGRELSSLHSLLWEAVSQLEQSIVSKLGPLPRILRDVHTALSTPGSGQLAGTNDLASTPGSGSSSVSAGLQKMVIENDLSGLIDFTRLPSPTPENKDLFFVTRSSGVQPSPARSSSYSEANEPDLQMANGGKSLSMVDLQDARVLDGEAGSPAGPDALTADGQAPATQLVAGWPARAAPVSLAGLATVRRAGQTPTTPGTSEGAPGRPQLLAPLSFQNPVYQMAAGLPLSPRGLGDSGSEGHSSLSSHSNSEELAAAAKLGSFSSSTAAAAPEDLGRRPGELARRQVSLTEKGGQPTVPRQNSAGPQRRIDQPPPPPPPPPPAPRGRTPPTLLSTLQYPRPSSGTLASASPDWAGPGARLRQQSSSSKGDSPELKPRAVHKQGPSPVSPNALDRTAAWLLTMNAQLLEDEGLGPDPPHRDRLRSKEELSQAEKDLAVLQDKLRISTKKLEEYETLFKCQEETTQKLVLEYQARLEEGEERLRRQQEDKDIQMKGIISRLMSVEEELKKDHAEMQAAVDSKQKIIDAQEKRIASLDAANARLMSALTQLKERGTYNEATGATNFHMWIKEHRIESKICQKCKRKKINKNTIAFETNTPPVLVYDRSRKH; from the exons GTCTCATCTGATGCCCAGGCTGAAAGAGTCTCGCTCCCACGAGTCCCTGCTCAGCCCCAGCAGCGCGGTGGAGGCGCTGGACCTCAgcatggaggaggaggtggtcatcaagcccgtgcacagcagcaTCCTGGGCCAGGACTATTGCTTCGAG GTGACGACGTCCTCAGGAAGCAAGTGCTTCTCCTGCCGGTCAGCAGCTGAGCGGGATAAGTGGATGGAGAACCTGCGGCGAGCCGTGCATCCCAACAAG GACAACAGCCGGCGTGTGGAGCACATTCTGAAGCTGTGGGTGATCGAAGCCAAGGACCTTCCGGCCAAGAAGAAGTACCTGTGCGAGCTGTGTCTGGACGACGTGTTGTACGCGCGCACCACGGGCAAGCTCAAGACCGACAACGTCTTCTGGGGCGAGCACTTCGAGTTCCACAACCTGCCGCCCCTGCGCATGGTCACCGTCCACCTGTATCGTGAGACtgacaagaagaagaagaaggagcgCAGCAGCTACCTGGGCCTGGTGAGCCTGCCCGCCGCCTCTGTGGCCGGCCGGCAGTTCGTGGAGAAGTGGTACCCGGTGGTGACTCCCAACCCCAAGGGCGGCAAGGGCCCCGGGCCCATGATCCGCATCAAGGCGCGCTACCAGACCATCACCATCCTGCCCATGGAGATGTACAAGGAGTTCGCCGAGCACATCACCAACCACTACCTGGGGCTCTGCGCTGCCCTCGAGCCCATCCTCAGCGCCAAGACCAAGGAGGAGATGGCGTCGGCCTTGGTGCACATCCTGCAGAGCACGGGCAAGGTGAAG GACTTCCTGACCGACCTGATGATGTCGGAGGTGGACCGCTGTGGGGACAACGAGCACCTCATCTTCCGGGAGAACACGCTGGCCACCAAGGCCATCGAGGAGTACCTCAAGCTGGTGGGCCAGAAGTACCTGCAGGACGCACTAG GGGAGTTCATCAAAGCGCTGTACGAGTCAGACGAGAACTGTGAAGTGGACCCAAGCAAGTGCTCGGCCGCTGACCTCCCCGAGCACCAGGGCAACCTCAAGATGTGCTGCGAGCTGGCCTTCTGCAAAATCATCAACTCCTACTG CGTCTTCCCCCGGGAGCTCAAGGAGGTGTTTGCCTCTTGGCGGCAAGAGTGCAGCAGCCGCGGCCGGCCGGACATCAGCGAGCGGCTCATCAGCGCCTCCCTGTTCCTGCGCTTCCTCTGCCCAGCCATTATGTCCCCCTCGCTCTTCAACCTGCTTCAGGAGTACCCCGACGACCGCACCGCTCGCACACTCACCCTCATCGCCAAAGTCACCCAGAACCTGGCCAACTTTGCCAA GTTCGGCAGCAAGGAAGAGTACATGTCGTTCATGAACCAGTTCCTGGAGCACGAGTGGACCAACATGCAGCGCTTCCTGCTGGAGATCTCCAATCCCGAGACCGTCTCCAACACGGCTGGCTTCGAGGGCTACATCGACCTGGGCCGCGAGCTCTCCAGCCTGCACTCGCTGCTCTGGGAGGCCGTCAGCCAGCTGGAGCAG AGCATCGTATCCAAGCTGGGGCCTCTGCCTCGAATCCTGAGGGACGTCCACACAGCTCTGAGCACCCCGGGCAGTGGGCAGCTCGCAGGCACCAACGACTTGGCCTCTACACCTGGCTCTGGCAGCAGCAGCGTCTCGGCTGGGCTGCAGAAGATGGTAATCGAGAACGACCTGTCTGG TCTGATAGATTTCACCCGGTTACCGTCTCCAACCCCCGAAAACAAGGACTTGTTTTTTGTCACAAGGTCCTCCGGGGTCCAGCCCTCACCTGCCCGCAGCTCGAGTTACTCGGAAGCCAACGAGCCCGACCTTCAGATGGCCAACGGCGGCAAGAGTCTGTCCATGGTGGACCTCCAAGACGCCCGCGTGCTGGATGGGGAGGCGGGCTCCCCAGCAGGCCCCGACGCCCTCACCGCCGATGGCCAAGCGCCTGCCACTCAGCTGGTGGCCGGGTGGCCAGCCCGGGCGGCCCCCGTGAGCCTGGCGGGGCTGGCCACAGTGCGGCGGGCAGGCCAGACGCCCACCACGCCGGGCACGTCGGAGGGCGCGCCAGGCCGGCCCCAGCTCCTGGCACCGCTGTCCTTCCAGAATCCCGTGTACCAGATGGCGGCTGGCCTGCCGCTGTCTCCCCGCGGCCTCGGCGACTCGGGCTCTGAGGGCCACAGCTCCCTGAGCTCCCACAGCAACAGTGAAGAGCTGGCAGCTGCCGCCAAGCTGGGCAGCTTCAGCAGCAGCactgccgccgccgcccccgaAGACCTGGGCCGGCGCCCTGGGGAGCTGGCACGGCGGCAGGTGTCGCTGACCGAGAAGGGTGGGCAGCCTACAGTGCCACGGCAGAACAGCGCCGGCCCCCAGCGGAGGATCGACCAGCCGCCGCCGCcacccccgccgccgccccctGCGCCCCGCGGCCGGACGCCACCCACCCTGCTGAGCACCCTGCAGTACCCACGGCCGTCGAGCGGGACGCTGGCCTCGGCCTCGCCCGACTGGGCTGGGCCCGGAGCCCGGCTGCGGCAACAGTCCTCATCCTCCAAGGGCGACAGCCCCGAGCTGAAGCCTCGCGCCGTGCACAAGCAG GGCCCTTCACCCGTGAGCCCCAATGCCCTGGACCGCACGGCTGCCTGGCTCTTGACCATGAATGCGCAGTTGTTAGAAGACGAGGGCCTGGGCCCAGACCCCCCGCACAGGGATAGGCTAAGGAGTAAGGAGGAACTCAGCCAAGCGGAAAAG GACCTGGCAGTGCTGCAGGACAAGTTGCGAATCTCCACCAAGAAGCTGGAGGAGTATGAGACCCTGTTCAAGTGCCAGGAGGAGACAACCCAGAAGCTAGTGCTGGAGTACCAGGCACGGCTAGAGGAGGGCGAGGAGCGGCTGCGACGGCAGCAAGAGGACAAGGACATCCAGATGAAGGGCATCATCAGCAG GTTGATGTCAGTGGAGGAGGAGCTGAAGAAGGACCACGCGGAGATGCAGGCAGCTGTAGACTCCAAACAGAAGATCATTGACGCTCAG GAGAAGCGCATCGCTTCACTGGACGCGGCCAACGCGCGCCTCATGAGCGCCCTGACGCAGCTCAAAGAGAG AGGCACTTACAATGAAGCTACAGGAGCCACGAACTTCCACATGTGGATTAAGGAGCATCGGATAGAAAGCAAAATCTGCCAGaaatgcaagaggaaaaaaatcaacaaaaacacAATTGCATTTGAGACTAACACACCACCAGTATTAGTTTATGACAGATCAAGGAAACATTAA
- the DAB2IP gene encoding disabled homolog 2-interacting protein isoform X10, translating into MPAARMSLCGFGLLCDSLGKIMGRASVWRSHHPRKPDVAPGLLVPRPCSAQRPIPLPRSHLMPRLKESRSHESLLSPSSAVEALDLSMEEEVVIKPVHSSILGQDYCFEVTTSSGSKCFSCRSAAERDKWMENLRRAVHPNKDNSRRVEHILKLWVIEAKDLPAKKKYLCELCLDDVLYARTTGKLKTDNVFWGEHFEFHNLPPLRMVTVHLYRETDKKKKKERSSYLGLVSLPAASVAGRQFVEKWYPVVTPNPKGGKGPGPMIRIKARYQTITILPMEMYKEFAEHITNHYLGLCAALEPILSAKTKEEMASALVHILQSTGKVKDFLTDLMMSEVDRCGDNEHLIFRENTLATKAIEEYLKLVGQKYLQDALGEFIKALYESDENCEVDPSKCSAADLPEHQGNLKMCCELAFCKIINSYCVFPRELKEVFASWRQECSSRGRPDISERLISASLFLRFLCPAIMSPSLFNLLQEYPDDRTARTLTLIAKVTQNLANFAKFGSKEEYMSFMNQFLEHEWTNMQRFLLEISNPETVSNTAGFEGYIDLGRELSSLHSLLWEAVSQLEQSIVSKLGPLPRILRDVHTALSTPGSGQLAGTNDLASTPGSGSSSVSAGLQKMVIENDLSGLIDFTRLPSPTPENKDLFFVTRSSGVQPSPARSSSYSEANEPDLQMANGGKSLSMVDLQDARVLDGEAGSPAGPDALTADGQAPATQLVAGWPARAAPVSLAGLATVRRAGQTPTTPGTSEGAPGRPQLLAPLSFQNPVYQMAAGLPLSPRGLGDSGSEGHSSLSSHSNSEELAAAAKLGSFSSSTAAAAPEDLGRRPGELARRQVSLTEKGGQPTVPRQNSAGPQRRIDQPPPPPPPPPPAPRGRTPPTLLSTLQYPRPSSGTLASASPDWAGPGARLRQQSSSSKGDSPELKPRAVHKQGPSPVSPNALDRTAAWLLTMNAQLLEDEGLGPDPPHRDRLRSKEELSQAEKDLAVLQDKLRISTKKLEEYETLFKCQEETTQKLVLEYQARLEEGEERLRRQQEDKDIQMKGIISRLMSVEEELKKDHAEMQAAVDSKQKIIDAQEKRIASLDAANARLMSALTQLKERYSMQARNGLSPTNPTKLQITENGEFRNSSNC; encoded by the exons GTCTCATCTGATGCCCAGGCTGAAAGAGTCTCGCTCCCACGAGTCCCTGCTCAGCCCCAGCAGCGCGGTGGAGGCGCTGGACCTCAgcatggaggaggaggtggtcatcaagcccgtgcacagcagcaTCCTGGGCCAGGACTATTGCTTCGAG GTGACGACGTCCTCAGGAAGCAAGTGCTTCTCCTGCCGGTCAGCAGCTGAGCGGGATAAGTGGATGGAGAACCTGCGGCGAGCCGTGCATCCCAACAAG GACAACAGCCGGCGTGTGGAGCACATTCTGAAGCTGTGGGTGATCGAAGCCAAGGACCTTCCGGCCAAGAAGAAGTACCTGTGCGAGCTGTGTCTGGACGACGTGTTGTACGCGCGCACCACGGGCAAGCTCAAGACCGACAACGTCTTCTGGGGCGAGCACTTCGAGTTCCACAACCTGCCGCCCCTGCGCATGGTCACCGTCCACCTGTATCGTGAGACtgacaagaagaagaagaaggagcgCAGCAGCTACCTGGGCCTGGTGAGCCTGCCCGCCGCCTCTGTGGCCGGCCGGCAGTTCGTGGAGAAGTGGTACCCGGTGGTGACTCCCAACCCCAAGGGCGGCAAGGGCCCCGGGCCCATGATCCGCATCAAGGCGCGCTACCAGACCATCACCATCCTGCCCATGGAGATGTACAAGGAGTTCGCCGAGCACATCACCAACCACTACCTGGGGCTCTGCGCTGCCCTCGAGCCCATCCTCAGCGCCAAGACCAAGGAGGAGATGGCGTCGGCCTTGGTGCACATCCTGCAGAGCACGGGCAAGGTGAAG GACTTCCTGACCGACCTGATGATGTCGGAGGTGGACCGCTGTGGGGACAACGAGCACCTCATCTTCCGGGAGAACACGCTGGCCACCAAGGCCATCGAGGAGTACCTCAAGCTGGTGGGCCAGAAGTACCTGCAGGACGCACTAG GGGAGTTCATCAAAGCGCTGTACGAGTCAGACGAGAACTGTGAAGTGGACCCAAGCAAGTGCTCGGCCGCTGACCTCCCCGAGCACCAGGGCAACCTCAAGATGTGCTGCGAGCTGGCCTTCTGCAAAATCATCAACTCCTACTG CGTCTTCCCCCGGGAGCTCAAGGAGGTGTTTGCCTCTTGGCGGCAAGAGTGCAGCAGCCGCGGCCGGCCGGACATCAGCGAGCGGCTCATCAGCGCCTCCCTGTTCCTGCGCTTCCTCTGCCCAGCCATTATGTCCCCCTCGCTCTTCAACCTGCTTCAGGAGTACCCCGACGACCGCACCGCTCGCACACTCACCCTCATCGCCAAAGTCACCCAGAACCTGGCCAACTTTGCCAA GTTCGGCAGCAAGGAAGAGTACATGTCGTTCATGAACCAGTTCCTGGAGCACGAGTGGACCAACATGCAGCGCTTCCTGCTGGAGATCTCCAATCCCGAGACCGTCTCCAACACGGCTGGCTTCGAGGGCTACATCGACCTGGGCCGCGAGCTCTCCAGCCTGCACTCGCTGCTCTGGGAGGCCGTCAGCCAGCTGGAGCAG AGCATCGTATCCAAGCTGGGGCCTCTGCCTCGAATCCTGAGGGACGTCCACACAGCTCTGAGCACCCCGGGCAGTGGGCAGCTCGCAGGCACCAACGACTTGGCCTCTACACCTGGCTCTGGCAGCAGCAGCGTCTCGGCTGGGCTGCAGAAGATGGTAATCGAGAACGACCTGTCTGG TCTGATAGATTTCACCCGGTTACCGTCTCCAACCCCCGAAAACAAGGACTTGTTTTTTGTCACAAGGTCCTCCGGGGTCCAGCCCTCACCTGCCCGCAGCTCGAGTTACTCGGAAGCCAACGAGCCCGACCTTCAGATGGCCAACGGCGGCAAGAGTCTGTCCATGGTGGACCTCCAAGACGCCCGCGTGCTGGATGGGGAGGCGGGCTCCCCAGCAGGCCCCGACGCCCTCACCGCCGATGGCCAAGCGCCTGCCACTCAGCTGGTGGCCGGGTGGCCAGCCCGGGCGGCCCCCGTGAGCCTGGCGGGGCTGGCCACAGTGCGGCGGGCAGGCCAGACGCCCACCACGCCGGGCACGTCGGAGGGCGCGCCAGGCCGGCCCCAGCTCCTGGCACCGCTGTCCTTCCAGAATCCCGTGTACCAGATGGCGGCTGGCCTGCCGCTGTCTCCCCGCGGCCTCGGCGACTCGGGCTCTGAGGGCCACAGCTCCCTGAGCTCCCACAGCAACAGTGAAGAGCTGGCAGCTGCCGCCAAGCTGGGCAGCTTCAGCAGCAGCactgccgccgccgcccccgaAGACCTGGGCCGGCGCCCTGGGGAGCTGGCACGGCGGCAGGTGTCGCTGACCGAGAAGGGTGGGCAGCCTACAGTGCCACGGCAGAACAGCGCCGGCCCCCAGCGGAGGATCGACCAGCCGCCGCCGCcacccccgccgccgccccctGCGCCCCGCGGCCGGACGCCACCCACCCTGCTGAGCACCCTGCAGTACCCACGGCCGTCGAGCGGGACGCTGGCCTCGGCCTCGCCCGACTGGGCTGGGCCCGGAGCCCGGCTGCGGCAACAGTCCTCATCCTCCAAGGGCGACAGCCCCGAGCTGAAGCCTCGCGCCGTGCACAAGCAG GGCCCTTCACCCGTGAGCCCCAATGCCCTGGACCGCACGGCTGCCTGGCTCTTGACCATGAATGCGCAGTTGTTAGAAGACGAGGGCCTGGGCCCAGACCCCCCGCACAGGGATAGGCTAAGGAGTAAGGAGGAACTCAGCCAAGCGGAAAAG GACCTGGCAGTGCTGCAGGACAAGTTGCGAATCTCCACCAAGAAGCTGGAGGAGTATGAGACCCTGTTCAAGTGCCAGGAGGAGACAACCCAGAAGCTAGTGCTGGAGTACCAGGCACGGCTAGAGGAGGGCGAGGAGCGGCTGCGACGGCAGCAAGAGGACAAGGACATCCAGATGAAGGGCATCATCAGCAG GTTGATGTCAGTGGAGGAGGAGCTGAAGAAGGACCACGCGGAGATGCAGGCAGCTGTAGACTCCAAACAGAAGATCATTGACGCTCAG GAGAAGCGCATCGCTTCACTGGACGCGGCCAACGCGCGCCTCATGAGCGCCCTGACGCAGCTCAAAGAGAGGTACAGCATGCAAGCCCGTAACGGCCTCTCCCCCACCAACCCCACCAAATTGCAGATTACTGAGAACGGCGAGTTCCGAAACAGCAGCAATTGTTAA